A single genomic interval of uncultured Sphaerochaeta sp. harbors:
- a CDS encoding Gfo/Idh/MocA family oxidoreductase produces the protein MMRMGILGAGNIARKMAATIAEMEQVEAYAVASRDLQKARDFAKKWNVRKAYGSYEEMLGDPDVDLVYVCTPHSLHYEHMMLSLEHGKPVLGEKAFTMNAKQAREVIALGKKKKLLVAEAIWTRYLPMRLVLEQILERRVIGEPHSLTANLCYPIKGVKRMMDPELAGGALLDLGVYPINFAMMVFGNEIESIESSCIKTDSGVDESNSITLSFKGGKMAILHSSMLSTSDRRGAIFGSRGFIEFLNINNCEGINVYDRDYNLVETYKPFKNITGFEHQVEACRKALEEGEIELKQMPHSEIIKVMEVMDTLRGQWGVHFPGE, from the coding sequence TGGAACAGGTGGAAGCCTATGCTGTTGCATCTAGAGACCTACAGAAAGCGCGTGACTTCGCAAAGAAGTGGAATGTCCGTAAAGCGTACGGTTCCTATGAGGAAATGCTGGGTGACCCCGATGTTGATCTGGTATATGTTTGCACCCCACACTCCTTGCACTATGAACATATGATGCTCTCCTTGGAGCATGGGAAACCAGTACTTGGCGAAAAGGCTTTCACGATGAATGCAAAGCAAGCCAGGGAAGTCATAGCACTTGGGAAAAAGAAAAAGCTTCTGGTAGCTGAGGCAATTTGGACACGATATTTACCTATGCGTTTGGTTCTTGAACAGATTCTTGAACGCAGGGTTATCGGTGAACCACATTCACTAACCGCAAATCTCTGCTATCCCATCAAGGGCGTGAAACGCATGATGGACCCGGAGCTTGCAGGAGGTGCTCTTCTGGATCTGGGAGTGTACCCGATCAACTTCGCCATGATGGTGTTTGGAAATGAGATAGAGTCCATTGAATCTTCGTGCATCAAGACCGACAGTGGTGTCGATGAGTCCAACTCCATCACCCTCTCGTTCAAGGGTGGCAAGATGGCTATCCTTCACTCTTCCATGCTGAGTACCAGTGACAGACGTGGTGCTATATTCGGCAGCAGGGGGTTTATTGAGTTCCTCAACATCAATAACTGTGAAGGGATCAATGTATACGACCGTGATTACAACTTGGTTGAGACCTATAAGCCTTTCAAGAACATCACAGGGTTCGAACATCAGGTTGAAGCATGCAGGAAGGCACTTGAGGAGGGCGAAATCGAGCTTAAGCAGATGCCTCACAGTGAAATCATCAAGGTAATGGAAGTAATGGATACCCTGAGAGGCCAATGGGGTGTACACTTCCCGGGAGAATAA